From Candidatus Eisenbacteria bacterium, a single genomic window includes:
- a CDS encoding DUF4920 domain-containing protein produces MRFASKLMMVLALGLFAASSAFAGGETGNGKPVKKTWAPHGAAITLKKSTSLAKAVSPTPEEQEVLLLGKVADVCQTKGCWMTVASGKDTMRVEFKDYGFFVPYASTGLPVRMQGVIEERSLSAEDREHIESESTSKKKLPEKMFVFVASGVELEGGGPLTEAQKQKIGGKKEPHSH; encoded by the coding sequence ATGCGATTCGCTTCGAAGCTCATGATGGTGCTCGCGCTCGGGTTGTTCGCGGCTTCGAGCGCGTTCGCGGGTGGTGAAACCGGCAACGGCAAGCCGGTGAAGAAGACCTGGGCCCCGCACGGCGCGGCCATCACTCTCAAGAAGTCGACGTCGCTCGCCAAAGCGGTTTCGCCCACGCCCGAGGAGCAGGAGGTCCTGCTGCTCGGCAAGGTCGCCGACGTCTGCCAGACCAAGGGCTGCTGGATGACGGTCGCTTCCGGCAAGGACACGATGCGCGTCGAGTTCAAGGACTACGGCTTCTTCGTGCCCTACGCTTCGACGGGGTTGCCGGTGCGCATGCAGGGTGTGATCGAAGAGCGCTCGTTGAGCGCCGAGGATCGCGAGCACATCGAATCCGAGAGCACCTCCAAGAAGAAGCTGCCCGAGAAGATGTTCGTGTTCGTCGCGAGCGGCGTCGAGCTCGAAGGCGGCGGCCCGCTGACCGAGGCGCAGAAGCAGAAGATCGGTGGCAAGAAGGAACCGCACAGCCACTAG
- a CDS encoding ABC transporter permease codes for APERWRILGGKALGCFLTILMLASVVLLVGRLGFGVRPASFPLLVASLLSISFAFVGVMMAISTLGKTQAAVSGLGWAILMMMNMTGGGMVPLAFMPAWMQSAGSVSPVKWAILSLEGSMWRGFSAEQMLLPCGILLAVGAVGLTIGVRAFRWNEA; via the coding sequence AAGCACCCGAGCGCTGGCGCATCCTGGGCGGCAAAGCGCTCGGGTGCTTCCTCACCATCCTCATGCTCGCGTCGGTGGTGCTGCTGGTTGGCCGGCTCGGCTTCGGCGTGCGCCCCGCCTCGTTCCCGCTGCTGGTCGCCTCCCTGCTCTCGATCTCGTTCGCATTCGTCGGCGTGATGATGGCGATCTCGACGCTCGGCAAGACGCAGGCGGCGGTCTCGGGGCTCGGCTGGGCGATCCTGATGATGATGAACATGACCGGCGGCGGCATGGTGCCACTCGCGTTCATGCCGGCGTGGATGCAGTCGGCCGGCAGCGTGAGCCCGGTCAAGTGGGCGATCCTGTCGCTCGAGGGCTCGATGTGGCGCGGCTTCAGCGCCGAGCAGATGCTGTTGCCGTGCGGCATCCTGCTGGCGGTCGGCGCGGTCGGGCTCACGATCGGCGTGCGCGCGTTCCGGTGGAACGAGGCGTAG